The sequence AACTCTCAGGACTGGTCACTCTCAGTACAGGTCACTCTCAGTACAGGCCACTCTCAGTACAGGCCACTCTCAGGACTGACCGCTCACAGGACTGGTCACTCTCAGGACTGTTCACTGTCAGTACAGGCCTCTCTCAGGACTGGTCACTCTCAGTACAGGCCACTCTCAGGACTGGTCACTCTTAGTACAGGCTACTCTCAGGACTGGTCACTCTCAGGACGGTTCACTGTCAATACAGGCAACTCTCAGGACTGTTCACTGTCAGTACAGGCCACTCTCAGGATTGGTCACTCAGTACAGGTCACTCTCAGGAGTGGTCACTCTCAGTACAGGCCACTCTCAGGACTGGACAAGTGCAGAGTCCGATATATCAGCTCTACATTTACGAGCTAATCTTTTTTTCTCAGAGAGCAGCCTAGCAGCAGACAGGGAGAGAAACGGGATTCCGGTGTCCGCTGGGTTAATTTAAATTGCTGTGTTTGTCTTTTTATGAATTAGTTGTGGAGTTGTTCTGGGATAGAGGGTGAATTGGTCTCACCTCTTGACCTTGATGACCATTATTTGGGACTTCGCTCCCTCAGAGTCTCAGCGGGATAATGTCACAAACTCATTTTCATTCCTGATTGTTTAATTAGATGGGGATTATTAATGAATGTCTGAAAATGGTTGTGTCACTGAAGTCCAAGATTGTACAAAAATACATGTACGTGTGAGCCAATTCCtgccaccaccactttctctccTGAGACTCGGAGTGAACGAGTTTGGGGGTGCTGCTTATTTAAGACAATCTTGGCCAATGAATGTCTCTCTAACAGTCAAAGctgttgctttctctctctctctctctctctctctaacagatcAGATGCTCAATGTCAAGTTCAAGCCTTGAGGTAGTTGGATTGGAATTGAAGCAGTAACAGAGGATTTGTGAATTGCAGCCAAATAGAGTCGTTTCTGTTCATCGCTGCTCAGACCCCCGGCGtcttgtgttgtgtgtgtgtgtgtgtgtgtgttgtgtgtgtgtgtgttgtgtgtgtgtgtgtgtgccaaccATTACTTTTCTCCAGTCTCCGGGTTTCGGAGCCCGCAGTTGCCACTGGAAAGCGGACACGCTGTGTGGCTTTATGTGCCATCCTTGGCAGCTGGAAGTGTTGCATGTCACCTCGGCCTCTTGCCCGATGGCCAGGGCAGCTGCCCAGGCTGCTCCTGCTGTGGTCCTCAGAGTCTCCAGTCACCTTTCCGCATGGCCGAGGGGAAGAGCCCCGGGCTGGAGGAGCAGGCGGCTCCCGAGGGCAGGCAGTGGATCGCCGCCTGTCTCTGCCTTATCATCATCCTGACCACAGCGGGCAACTCTCTGCTCATCCTCCTTATCTTCACACAACGCTCTCTCCGCAACACTTCTAATTATTTCCTGGTTTCCCTTTTCATGTCTGACTTGATGGTGGGGCTGGTTGTGATGCCTCCGGCGATGTTGAACGAACTGTACGGGAGGTGGGTACTGGAGGGTGAGCTGTGCTCGGTCTGGTACTCCTTTGATGTGATGTGTTGTAGTGCTTCCATCCTGAACCTGTGTGTGATCAGCCTGGACAGATACTTCCTCATCATCTCCCCTCTCAAATACAAACTGCGGATGACCTCTTGCCGAGCTCTCgtcctcattttcaccacctGGACCCTGGCCGCCTTGGCTTCGTTCCTGCCCATCGAGATGGGTTGGCATGAGATGGACTTTGATGCCCAGGCGCTCAACTCCACGCTGGAGCTGCGGGAGGAGGCGGCTCAGTGTCGCCTCCTGGTCAGCCTCCCCTACGCTCTCATCGCCTCGTCCCTCACCTTCTTCCTGCCTTCGGTTGCCATCTCCTTCACCTACTGCCGGATCCTGCTGGCGGCCAAGAGGCAAGCGGTGCAAGTGGCTTCCCTCACCACCAACGTGGCGACCACCTCTGATGAGCCAACGCAGGTAACAGCCGCCTCTTTGTCCACTCCGCGGTCCCGGCAATAAACCGCAGAGTGTGGGCCACCTCTCCAGGTTGGGTTTGATCGCTTCCGACAGAGCCCCCAGCTCTTTGACACAGACTTTCTGGGAAGGAGATTGGGATCTCCATCAGTTCCCGTCTTCCAGCAGGTTTCCTGGGAATCCAGTTGCTTCCACAACCAGCAGCGGCCATtcgtggtgggtgggtgggtgggtgtgtgtgtgtgtggggggggggggggggggtagggagtTGGAGATGGGGTTAATGTTGTTCTTCACAAACTGTAACGGCATTCAGATAACAGCCGCCAGGAACTCGGGTCTGCCCGGGAGCGCTCGCCCGCGGAGACTGGGGTTGAGTTTCAGCACCGCGGACAGCGACAGATCCCGGGAGCAGCAGCGCGGACTGGGAGCGGGATCAGGATCCGCTTCGGCACTGGCTGTCCCTCAGGACAGGTCACTCTCCACCGGTCACTGCTCTGGCCAATGGTCAGTTCCGGTCACTCTCAGGACCGGTCACCCTGGATCTGGGCAGATGTGACCCAGTTGCTGCCACAATCAGGTCTGACCATTCCCCCCAGACATTAATTGTGCTAAACGTGCTTGAAAAATCTTTTGCTGCATCTGCGAAATTCCGAAATTAATTTGGAATGTTAATCCTGGCTTTGATTGGAGATTTGTATAGAGTAGACAATATTTCACCTATTGAAACCTGACTATGATTTGCCTTCAGCAATGACCATGTCTAAAGTATTTCTCGCTCACACTCTGTCACTATTCTCATTTCCAGCCCCGGGGAACTCAGAATCCATCAGCCAGAACCAGCGACAGCAGAAAACTCACCACCAAGCACAGTAAGAGGGCTCTAAAGGCGAGCCTGACCCTGGGGGTCTTACTGGGAATGTTTTTTGTGGCATGGCTGCCGTTCTTTGTAGCCAATGTAACACAGGTGAGCGGCTCTCTCCATCTCGGCAACCCACAGGGGAACCTTCCTTGCAAAGTTGTGCTCTCCTTATCTGCTTAGCATTCCAGTCCTCTCCACCCCATAACCCTTCGCTAGGACTGGGCAGAGGGGAACGCTTTAATATCAACTGGACCAACAATAACCCAGAGCCTAAAGTTGATCTTGAAGAATGCTACTTTCCACGTGGTTAGTTGCAAACCAAGTGTCTGGTTTAGGGTCTCTTTTGGTGCAGgggtagtgtccccacctctgagaCAACAAGTCCGATTTCACCTTCATAAGTGTGTCCAAGCACATCTGGACCGGTTGCTTAAGAATATCTCACCCAGCAGTAAGATGGTTGCTGGTCCAGAGTACACCACCAGCCAGGGGGTGAGAAGGTAATTTAGCCAAATTCATTCAGGGTCCTCAATAAGAAACTCGGCTGACTCATTAACTAAAGGCCGTGGGAGGGTTGGCTGATGGGAAGTCAATCGTAAATGTTACATTCACTGGCACTGGGATACATTTAGACAGAACTGGCATCACAAATGGGAATAATGCCATTCCTTGGCATTGACTGTCACAGTTCCTTGTTTGACAAATGCCAATCTCGCTGTGTTTCTGTCTCGCACCTTTGTCTGTTATTGTGTTGAGAGCACACTTGGCTCCCTCTTGCTCTAcatttatctctctctgtcacttacAAAGCCATCACTGCTTGGTCCCCAACGTCCCCTGACACCAAAGCGGGATGTGGCCCAGGGACAATCGGCAGGTgtattttaaatcaacctgttatgACGGGACTTGAACCCGcagctcctggctcagaggcagggacactgccACCGCGGTACAAGAGCCGTCATGGATGCGGAGCGGGTCCCCAAGACTTTACAAAACGATATGTCAAGTCGTGAAAGCAGACAGTAATTTCTCCCCGAAATCCCAAAACAGAATTCCTGGCTCCCAGCTTCCTTGCAGCAAAGATCAACGAATATTCTGGAAAGATTTTTCGAACAGCCTCAAATTCTAGCAACCCCAACTTCGCAAATCCAGTCTCTCTCCGATATCCGCTGGCTTTGGACaactatttgaaaaaaaaacccgaAGAATTGCGGAGGccggaaattggaaacaaaagcagaaattgctggagaaactcggcggctttggcagcatctggagagagaaagcagagttcacctTGAAAATTCAGTCACCCTCCTTCAGAACGGAGTTGAGtctccccagcaatttctgtctttgttttgggtgtaggtttgttcgctgagctgggtggggggggggggttaatttCCAAACGTTTGGTCACCCTACTAGGGAACATTTTCAGTGGGCCCCGGGCAAAGCTTCTGTCTTTGTGCTTGAAAAAATACCGTTGAACTCCCAACAGACACAAGGCAGACTATGAATGAACAGCTCattcatttccccctccaactctattttggtttagtccctgccctcccctgtttgattacacagcattgccctttgatgtgaagggcactgctcctCACAGGCCACTCGgctgttttcctattttcctggtggtggaaattgaataaagatttgtacactttgtatctttcactgcgtctcacacctgcacacagacacaccatgggtgctggggaaaaaaaaagaaaaaaaaagaaaagaaaaatgaacagCTCATTCCTATCGCCAGAGTTTGTGTGTGTACTTGGCAGAAGTCTGTCCATTTTCATTATCCCAGGTGGCTGCAGTGTTAGGAC is a genomic window of Hemiscyllium ocellatum isolate sHemOce1 chromosome 37, sHemOce1.pat.X.cur, whole genome shotgun sequence containing:
- the htr6 gene encoding 5-hydroxytryptamine receptor 6; translated protein: MAEGKSPGLEEQAAPEGRQWIAACLCLIIILTTAGNSLLILLIFTQRSLRNTSNYFLVSLFMSDLMVGLVVMPPAMLNELYGRWVLEGELCSVWYSFDVMCCSASILNLCVISLDRYFLIISPLKYKLRMTSCRALVLIFTTWTLAALASFLPIEMGWHEMDFDAQALNSTLELREEAAQCRLLVSLPYALIASSLTFFLPSVAISFTYCRILLAAKRQAVQVASLTTNVATTSDEPTQPRGTQNPSARTSDSRKLTTKHSKRALKASLTLGVLLGMFFVAWLPFFVANVTQAVCECIPALLFDVLTWLGYCNSTMNPIIYPLFMRDFKRAMAKYLPCCRRWWERRPSVVSLSMRNSNSGPRLGPAPETGSGESVIQVNEHILRAAGKDQQGAGEKEMEATGEDSLQLFELEHTDQEFQGNPLNTPMV